GGCGCCGCCGCCCAGCGCCGGCCCGTCGACGGCCGCCACGGTGGGCATGGGCAACGCCCGGATCCGAGCGAAGACGGCCGAGTTGATCGCGGCCAGGGCGTCGATCCGATTCCGTTCCCGCAGTTGGGCGATGTCCGCGCCGCCGGCGAAAACCCCCTCCGCGCCGCCGGTGAGCAGCAGCAGCTTCGGCTCCCGCTCCAACCGGGCGCAGAGTTCGTGCAACGCGGCCACCAGGTCCGTGTCGATGGCATTGCGCTTCTCCGGCCGGTCGAGTGTGACCACCAACCGGTCAGCCCGCTCCTCGACCCGCAGGCCGGTCGATCCCGCGCCGCTCACTGCTTGACCCCGTCCACCCAGCGGTAGAAGCCGTGTCCGGACTTCTTGCCCAGCCGGCCCTGCTCCACCATCGACTCCAGTAGCGGAGGCGGGGCGAACCGGTCGCCGTACGCCGCCTGGAGGGTGCGGGCGATGTCGAGCCGTACGTCGAGTCCCACCAGGTCGGTGAGTTCCAGCGGCCCGACCGGGTGGCGGTAGCCGAGCGTCATCGCCTTGTCGATGTCGGCCGGGGCGGCGACACCGTCGGCGACCATCCGGATCGCCTCCAGCCCGAGCGTGACCCCGAGCCGCGAGGTGGCGAACCCGGGCAGGTCGCGTACGACGACGGGGTCCTTGCCCAGCCGGCCGGCGAGGGCGACCGCCGCCGCGGTGGTCTCCTGGCTGGTGGCCGGCCCGACGACCACCTCGATCAGCGCCATTGCCCAGACCGGGTTGAAGAAGTGCAGCCCGATGAAGCGGTCGGGGTCCGGCACCGCGTCGGCCAGCTCGGCGATCGCGATGCTCGACGTGTTGGTGGCGAGCAGGGCGGGGCGACGCTGTGCGGCTGCCGCGAGCACGCTCCGCTTGAGGTCGGGCCGTTCGGGCACCGCCTCCACGATCACGTCCGGTCCGTCGGCCACCTCGGCCAGGTCGCGGCGGAGGACCAGCCGGGTACGTCCGGCGGCAGCTTCCTCGGCGGAGAGTTTGCCCCGTTCGACCGCCCGGTCCAGCAGCTTTCCCAGGGCGACAGTGGCCGTCTCGGCCCGCTCTGGGTCGACCTCGACCAGCTCCACCTGGTAACCAGCGGTGGAGGCGACGTAGGCGATGCCCAAGCCCATCGTCCCGGCCCCGATCACTACGAAACGCTCGTTCATGCGGCGACCCTATGCAGTACGACACGGGTCGTGTCGGCCGGGCTCCGGCTGCTGGCTGCGGAGCCGCACCTCGGAGCCGGATCGAGGGCACCCAGGACGGAGCCGCGGACGGCTAGCGTATGCGGGGCCGCGGTTCTGGGTACTGCGGACGAGCACCGCCTCAGTCAGCCGGAGAAAGGGCTTCCCCCATGAGCGAGTCGCAGCCGACCACCGAGCCGCAGGAGACCGTCGAGACGCGTGGTGACGAGCGGGTCGACCTGATCCGCGCGGACACCAACAACGACGGCCGTACCGACCTCTGGGTGGCCGACACCGACGGCGACGGCAAGGCCGACCTGTTCCAGTTCGACACCAACGGCGACGGCAAGGTGGACATCACCATGGTCGACCTGACCGAGGACGGGACGCCGGACGAGGTGGTCGACGGCGACGGCGGCCTGCCGCCCGCGCCACTCCCCCCGACCGTCGCGGTCTGACTGCCGCACCACTGCTCAACCGCACCTGGATCACAGGTTAGGAAGGGCCCCCTCCTATACAAAAAACGATAGGAGGGGGCCCTTCCTTGTTGGTGACCGAGCCGAGGCTCGGCGCGGTCATGATGATCGCGACTGCGGCGACCACCCAGCCGATGATCACCAGCCAGGGTCGGCGGACCACGATCCGCCCGATGGCTCCGAACACTTCACCCTCCCCGGGTTGTGGTGAACTGTCATCGCACGACACATGGCACGCTATGCCACATGGCAGACGTTGACACGTGAGTCACCATGCCATCCTGTTGGGGTGACATCATCGGAGTCCGCGCTGCCCACCGCGCCGCAGGCCGCCACCGCGCCGCAGGCCGGCCGACAGAAGCCGCGCACGGACCCGCCGGCAAACCGTCGGGAGCGCAAGAAACTGGAGACCCGGGCGGCGCTCGAACAGGCCGCGCTACGGCTCTTCGCCGAAAAGGGCTACGAACACACGACGGTCGAGGAGATAGCCGCCGAGGCCGACGTGGCGGTACGCACCTTCTTCCGCTATTTCGCCTCGAAGCAGCACGTGCTCTTCGGTGACGTGGCGCATCAGCGGATCAACCACCTGCGGGCGGCACTCGCCGCGAGTCCGCCCGACGAAACCCCGTTGCAGGCGATCAGCTCGGTGCTCGACGCACTCGACTTCGACGAGGACGAGCAGAAACAGATCAGCGTGCGACTGCGCCTGTTGGAACGTCAGCCCACGTTGATCAGCATGTACCTGGTGCTGAACCACGAGCTACGGCTGACCATCGTCGAGTTCGTCGCCGCCCGGACCGGGCTCTCCCCGCGGCACCCGTACCCGCTCCTGCTCGCCGGGGCGGCGGTCACCTCCTGGGACACCGCACTGCACGCGTGGCTGGCCGACGACAGCGCCCCCCTGGCCGACCTGCGCCGGCAGGCGTACGCCGCACTCACCGCCGGCATCCCGGCCGACCCGCCGGCGCCGGCCTGACCCACCCCGCGCAGCCACCCCACCGACGGCAACCAGGCGGGCGCGGACGTGCTCAGCCGGCCAGCGGGCGGATGACGTCGGGCGGGACAGTGGCGGTGAGCCACACCCCGTTGTCACTGACGTAGAAGTCGTGCCCCCGCGCGGCCAGCTTCGCCGCGTCCACCACCAGCACCGACACCGCGCCGCCCCGGCGCCGACCGACGGTCACCGCCGTCGCCACGTCAACCGAGAGGTGTACGTGGTGCCGGCGCCCCGGTCGGAGTCCCTCGGCCAGGATCGCCGGCACGTTGACCGCCCCGGTGCCGTGGTAGAGCTGCCCGGGCGGAGTGACCGGAACGAGCGCCAGATCCACCTGCACCCGGGCCGAGTGCCCCTGGCTGGCCCGTACCCGGTCCACCCCGTCCGGTCCGGTGCGTACGGCGAACCGCTGTTTGTCGTTGCCAACCACCACCGCATCCAGTTCGTCCCGGGTCACCGGCTGGCCGTGCCGGGAGAGCGCCGCCAGCAGCTCCACCACCGGCACCCAACCGTTCGCGTCCAGGGTCAGCCCCACACTCTCCGGCGCGTGCCGCAGCACCTTGGACATCCGCTTGCTGATCGTGCGCAGCCGCGTCGGGTCCATCAGCCCGCCAACCGGAGCGTCGCCAGGTAATACGGTGCATCCGCGTCGTCCACGTCAACCAGCCGCCAGGCGCTGCCCCGGATCAGCTCGGCCAGCTCGTCCGGGGTACAGACCAGATAGTCGAACCAGGGCGTGCCGAGTTCGCGGTAGCGCAGCCGCAACCGCAGCTGGCCGCCGAGCCGTCCCCGCGCCCGGTTCCGCTCGTGGTAGCCGGTGTGCACCGGATCGGTGGTGCCGTACGGGTCGGTGCCGTGCGCGATGATCTCCGCCCCGGGTTTCGCCAGCGCGGCCAGGGCGGCGAGGAACCCCGGGGCCCGGTCCCGCCCCTCGATCAGCCCGAGGTTGTTGCCGAGCAGCAGGAAGGTGTCGAACCGGTGGATGTTGGTGGCGTACTCGTCCACGGTGCCGAGCACCAGACTCCGTACGCCGCGCTTGCGGGCCACCCGGATCGCGCCGGGCGAGATGTCCAGGCCGGTCACCGGCACCCCACGGGCCTGTAACTCCAGCGCGATCCGCCCCGCGCCGACCCCGATGTCGAGCACCTGGCCCCGAACCCGGTCGACGGCCCGGTGGTCGTACGGTTGCCAGTCCGCCGGCTCGTCCAGGTAGTGGGCGGCGGGAGCACCGTTGATCAGGCCGTCGTCCCGCTCGATGATCTCGATGACCGGACGGGGCAGCCGCCCACCGACCAGCGGCCGGGGCCCGACCCCGGTCGCGACCGCGAGCGTGTCCCGCAACAGCTCGCCGAAAACGTCGCCGAGCTGCGGTTGCTCCACCATGGGGTAGACGCTAGCCGCCGGTGCCGGTACGCGCGTCGCCACATCCGCGCGGGTCCGCGTCATCGATCGCCTCGACGCGCAGACGTACCTCCTCCGCACCGCGTTCCGCGCGCGGCCGGACGGTGGTTTCCTGCCGCGCGCGGCCGGGTGGCGCCTTCTGCGGTGCGCGGCCGGGCGCTCGGCGAAGCCCGGTGCCGGCCGTGGCGCGGATCACCGACCCGGCCGGCACCCAAGCCCGAAAAGGGGATGATTGGCGCAGATCTGGCCCGCTCAGTTGGCTGACCTTTTTCGGTGGTGGCGTCCAGCGGGGTCCCAATGGGACCATCGGCATCGGCATTGAGCTGCGGAAATAGCCTGGTAGCCTTGCCCGCTCCGGTTCACAACGAGTTGATCTCGATTAGGTAATGGCCGCATCACAAACGGCCGGTGAAAAAGATTTTTTCCACCGACTGCGAACCTTTCCGACCAGCTCACCAATCAGGAGCGGTGAGGGGCGGCCGGTGGCGTCGCCCGAGGTAGGCAACGAGGGGACGCGGTGGAATGAGGCTGGTGCTACGGCGAGCCCGTGCGGTGAGAGGGCTGTTACTCGCCGCGACTGGGGCGACCTTGATCGCCGCCGCCCTGCTCACCGGCCTCGCCGGCTACAGCCAGCAGGTAGTGGAGACCGGCACCGCGAGTGCGATCGACTCGGCCAGTCCGCAGGAGCGGTCGCTGCTGGTCCGAGGCTCGACCGGTGGATCAGTCGAGGCACTACGGCAGCGGGACGCGGCACTCCGTAAGGAGGTCGACGGGGGCCTGAGCGGGTTACCCACGTCGGTCTCGGCCGCCGGATACGGCGCCGGGCGCCAACTCTCCGGTCGGGTCGGCAACGCGGTACCCGACGCCGACGGTGTCGTCTTCGCCTCGGTGGTGTTCCTCGACGACCTCGCCGAGCACGCCGAACTCAGCTCCGGCACGTGGCCACAACCGGGCCACAGCCCGGTGCAGACCGTGCTCGGCGAGCGGATCGCCGAGATCCTCGGCGTGCAGGTCGGCGACCAGGTACCCGTCACCGACCGGGTCAGCGGAAAGACCAGCAACCTCTCGGTGGTCGGCATCTGGCACCCCCACGACCCGACGGCCAGCTACTGGCGGCTCTCGCCGGACGTGGCCGACGGACACGCGCCAGGGTCGTCCACGTACGGCCCGTTCGTTGTCGACCAGGCCGACTTCATGAACCACTTCATCACCAGCGCCAGCGCCGCCTGGCTGGTCGAACCCGACCTGACCAACGCGAGCGTGGCCCAACTGAGCCAGCTCGGCAACACGATTCCCCGGTTGACCAGCGAACTGCCGAAGGCCGCCGGACTCGGCACCTCCGGTGTCGCCACCACCTCCATCAACGCCCTGACCCAACGGCTCGAACGGGCCAACCTGGTCGGCCGATCCACCCTCGTCACCCCGATGCTGCTCGTCATCGTGCTCGGCGGCTACGCGTTGGTGCTGGTCGCCGCACTCCTGGTCGAGCAGCGCCGGGGCGAGAACTCGCTCCTGCAAGCCCGTGGGGCGGCCCGCAACCAGATCGCCGGCCTGGCCGTACGGGAAGCGACGCTGGTCGCCCTGCCGGCGGCACTGATCGCCCCGCTGCTGGCCACCGAGGGCCTGCACCTCGCCGACCGGATACCGCTGCTGGCCTCCGTGGGGCTGCACTTCGACACCCAGCCACGGCCGATGAGCTGGCTGGTCGCCGGGCTCGCCGCAGCCGGTTGCGTACTGGCCATCAGCGGTCCGTCGCTCCGCCGCAGCGGTACGTACGTCGCCGAACTGGCCAACCGTTCCCGACCGGGCCGGCGGGCCGCCGCCCAGCGGGCCGGCATCGACCTGGCCCTGGTCGCCCTCGCCGTACTCGGCTGGTTCCAGCTGCGCCAGTACTCCTCGCCCCTGTCCAGTGCCCGGTCCACCGGTCAGCTCGGCATCGACCCGCTGCTCGCGGCCACCCCGACCCTGGGGGTGCTGGCCGGGGCGGTGCTCGCGCTGCGGGTGCTGCCACCGCTCACCCGGTTGGCGGAACGGTTCGTCGACCGCAAGCCCTGGACCGCCACGATGTTCGGCACCTGGCAGGCCGGTCGGCGCCCGCACGCGGGGCCGGTTCTGCTGCTCGCCCTCGCGGTCGCGGTCAGCACCCTGGCCTGGTGCCTGGCCAGCACCTCCGAACGGTCCCTGGTCGACCAGGCCAACCACCAGGTCGGCGCCGACCTGCGGCTGGTCGAGACGACCGGGGTTCCCAATCCGGAACGGGCGGCGGAACTCGCCGCGCTGCCCGGTGCCCGCACGGTGCTGCCGGCCTGGCGGGAGGGGCTCCAACTGGGTCCGGCAGCGGAGCCGGCATCGATGGTGGCGATCGACACCCTCGCCGGGGCCGACCTGATCCGGATGCGCGACGACCTGGTCGACGGTGGTTCCGCCGCCGACGCCCTGCGCGGACTCGGACGGCAGCGGGTGAACGCCCCGTACGCCGAACTGCCCGCAGGAGCCCGACAGCTCTCCGGCGTGATCAGCACCACCGTCAGTGGCCCGGACCTGGTCTCCGACCAGATCCGGAGCGAAGCCGTTTTTGTCGGCCCGAACAGCAGTTTCGTGAAGGTGCCGATCGGCACCAGCCAGAACGGCAGGGCACTCCGGTTCACCATCGACCTGCCGGCCGGCGCGGCCCCGGCCCAGCTGGCCGGATTCACCAACGAAGGCACCGGTCAGAGCGGGATGGAGGTCGACTGGCTGCTGACCGAGCTGCGTGCCGGTGGCGGCGACACCGCCGCCCAGATCGACCTGCGCCCCGGCAACGAATGGCGGGTGGTGAACCCGTTCGGCCAGGAGGAAGCGGCCATCGCCGGTCCCGGCTCGCTCTCGACCAGCTATGTGTACAACGGTCCCTCGAACAGCACGGGTATCAGGTTGACGCAGATGGCGATCACCCGAGCCACCGGCGACCTGCCGGTTCCGGTGCTGGTCACCCCACCCGCACTCGCCGCGCTCCGGACCAAGGTCGGCGGAGAAATGACGATCCCGGTCGGCGCGACAAAGGCCAAAATCAAGATCATCGGTACGGTGGAGTCGGTCCCCGGTGACACCGAGCCGGCCGCGATCCTCGCCGACCTGCCCTCGCTGAGCAACGTGTTCTTCCACGACAGCGGCGTCATCCGGTCGCCGCAGGAGTGGTGGATCGCCACCGATCCCGGCCAGCAGGCGGCCACCGCGCTCGCGGCAGCCCAGCTGCGGGACCTGGTGGTGTTCGACCGCCAGGCGATCGCCGGCCAGCTCGACCCGTACGGGGTCGGCGCACGGGGCGCCCTCTTCGCCGCCGCGCTGGGCGCTCTGCTGCTCGCCGCGGTCGGCATCGCCGTCGACGTGAGCGCGACCGCGCGTCGGCGGGCCAACGAGATGGCCGTACTCCACACCCTCGGCGCCGGGCACCGGCTGCTGGCCCGGTCGCTCATCGCCGAGCAGGCGTTCCTCTCCGGGATCGGCGTTCTCGTGGGACTCGGAGTCGGGGTGGCGGTGGCCGCCACCATGGCGCCGCTGGTGATCCTCACCCCGTCGGCGGGCCGACCGTCGCCGCTGCCACTGCTCGACGTGGACTGGCCGCCGGTGATCGGCACCACCCTCGGCCTGCTGCTGCTCGCGCTCCTGCTGAGCGGGCTGGTCGCCGCCACCATGCGGCAGCGCCTGGTCGCCGCCCAGCTCCGGATCGGCGACGACCGGTGAGCCACGGGACAGCACGAGCGGTGGACGACACCACACCGGATCAGGGCACGGGAAACGGACCGGCGAACCCGAGGAAGAGATCGATGAAACTCACCAGGTCCGGGCCGGTACGCCGGCTGCGCGCCTTCGCCGGCCAGGTCGGTCTCCTTGCCGTACTCGGGCTGCTGGCTGCCGCCCTGCTCACCGGCGCACCACGACTCGCGAACGAGTACGCCGACCGGGGCCTGGCCGCCGACGTGGCGACGCTGCCGCCTCTCGTGCGGGACATCTCAATGCCGATGGTCGTCGAACCCGACAACACCGCGCAGGCCAGCGCGGGGGTCGAGACGCTCGACAGGTACCGCGACCGGCTGCCGAACCCGCTGCCGGGGCTGATCGAGGACGGGTGGTATTCGGCCACTGTCGGCCCGAACGGCGTACGCGCCTCCGGCGACTTCATTCCGCTCAACGGGGATGCCAAGCCGGGCATGGGCCTACGGGCCCAGACCGGGCTCCAGGAGGCGGTCCGGATGGTCGACGGCGGTTGGCCTGCCGCCACCGGACGGGCTCCCGGTGGCGGGATCGCGATCACCGTGTCGCAGCTGACCGCGGACGTGTTGTCGCTCCGGGTCGGCAGCCGGTTCACGGTCGAGGGCCTCGGCGGGAAACCGACCGACGTCGAGCTGGTCGGGATCTTCGAGCCGCTGGACCCGACCGCGCCGATCTGGAACGGCATGCGGCTGGCGGTGGAGCCGCTGGTGCCGCTGCTCGACGGTGACCCGTTCAACACGATGGCGGTGACCAACTGGGCCGGGATGGACTTGGCCCGCTGGAACGTGGGCGGGCTCGTCTACGACTGGTACTACCGGGTCGACGAGAAGCGGCTGGA
The Micromonospora pisi DNA segment above includes these coding regions:
- a CDS encoding class I SAM-dependent methyltransferase gives rise to the protein MVEQPQLGDVFGELLRDTLAVATGVGPRPLVGGRLPRPVIEIIERDDGLINGAPAAHYLDEPADWQPYDHRAVDRVRGQVLDIGVGAGRIALELQARGVPVTGLDISPGAIRVARKRGVRSLVLGTVDEYATNIHRFDTFLLLGNNLGLIEGRDRAPGFLAALAALAKPGAEIIAHGTDPYGTTDPVHTGYHERNRARGRLGGQLRLRLRYRELGTPWFDYLVCTPDELAELIRGSAWRLVDVDDADAPYYLATLRLAG
- a CDS encoding TetR family transcriptional regulator; the protein is MTSSESALPTAPQAATAPQAGRQKPRTDPPANRRERKKLETRAALEQAALRLFAEKGYEHTTVEEIAAEADVAVRTFFRYFASKQHVLFGDVAHQRINHLRAALAASPPDETPLQAISSVLDALDFDEDEQKQISVRLRLLERQPTLISMYLVLNHELRLTIVEFVAARTGLSPRHPYPLLLAGAAVTSWDTALHAWLADDSAPLADLRRQAYAALTAGIPADPPAPA
- a CDS encoding ABC transporter permease, translating into MRGLLLAATGATLIAAALLTGLAGYSQQVVETGTASAIDSASPQERSLLVRGSTGGSVEALRQRDAALRKEVDGGLSGLPTSVSAAGYGAGRQLSGRVGNAVPDADGVVFASVVFLDDLAEHAELSSGTWPQPGHSPVQTVLGERIAEILGVQVGDQVPVTDRVSGKTSNLSVVGIWHPHDPTASYWRLSPDVADGHAPGSSTYGPFVVDQADFMNHFITSASAAWLVEPDLTNASVAQLSQLGNTIPRLTSELPKAAGLGTSGVATTSINALTQRLERANLVGRSTLVTPMLLVIVLGGYALVLVAALLVEQRRGENSLLQARGAARNQIAGLAVREATLVALPAALIAPLLATEGLHLADRIPLLASVGLHFDTQPRPMSWLVAGLAAAGCVLAISGPSLRRSGTYVAELANRSRPGRRAAAQRAGIDLALVALAVLGWFQLRQYSSPLSSARSTGQLGIDPLLAATPTLGVLAGAVLALRVLPPLTRLAERFVDRKPWTATMFGTWQAGRRPHAGPVLLLALAVAVSTLAWCLASTSERSLVDQANHQVGADLRLVETTGVPNPERAAELAALPGARTVLPAWREGLQLGPAAEPASMVAIDTLAGADLIRMRDDLVDGGSAADALRGLGRQRVNAPYAELPAGARQLSGVISTTVSGPDLVSDQIRSEAVFVGPNSSFVKVPIGTSQNGRALRFTIDLPAGAAPAQLAGFTNEGTGQSGMEVDWLLTELRAGGGDTAAQIDLRPGNEWRVVNPFGQEEAAIAGPGSLSTSYVYNGPSNSTGIRLTQMAITRATGDLPVPVLVTPPALAALRTKVGGEMTIPVGATKAKIKIIGTVESVPGDTEPAAILADLPSLSNVFFHDSGVIRSPQEWWIATDPGQQAATALAAAQLRDLVVFDRQAIAGQLDPYGVGARGALFAAALGALLLAAVGIAVDVSATARRRANEMAVLHTLGAGHRLLARSLIAEQAFLSGIGVLVGLGVGVAVAATMAPLVILTPSAGRPSPLPLLDVDWPPVIGTTLGLLLLALLLSGLVAATMRQRLVAAQLRIGDDR
- a CDS encoding RNA 2'-phosphotransferase, coding for MDPTRLRTISKRMSKVLRHAPESVGLTLDANGWVPVVELLAALSRHGQPVTRDELDAVVVGNDKQRFAVRTGPDGVDRVRASQGHSARVQVDLALVPVTPPGQLYHGTGAVNVPAILAEGLRPGRRHHVHLSVDVATAVTVGRRRGGAVSVLVVDAAKLAARGHDFYVSDNGVWLTATVPPDVIRPLAG
- a CDS encoding 3-hydroxyacyl-CoA dehydrogenase family protein produces the protein MNERFVVIGAGTMGLGIAYVASTAGYQVELVEVDPERAETATVALGKLLDRAVERGKLSAEEAAAGRTRLVLRRDLAEVADGPDVIVEAVPERPDLKRSVLAAAAQRRPALLATNTSSIAIAELADAVPDPDRFIGLHFFNPVWAMALIEVVVGPATSQETTAAAVALAGRLGKDPVVVRDLPGFATSRLGVTLGLEAIRMVADGVAAPADIDKAMTLGYRHPVGPLELTDLVGLDVRLDIARTLQAAYGDRFAPPPLLESMVEQGRLGKKSGHGFYRWVDGVKQ